The region GCACTTCAAACAATCCACTAGCTCAGGCTGGCGCGGGTCAGGTGATACCGTGCAGGCATATTTATCGCTAGGGAAATCAGGGTAACCAGTCAGCTTGCACACAATAGCTTTACTTGGTTTCATTTCACCGCCACATTTGCAAACCCATGTTGTTGTTATTTCAGCCATTGATGCTCTCCAGTCGATCAGCCAAAATCACAAAGGCGGTGGCGGCGCAATGGGGGACTTGGCCGTTGCCAATGCACTTGATGCCGGCGGCGCTGATGTCTTGGCAAGGAAAACCGCCCGATACCACGTCAACAAGGCCTCGCCATGGGTGTCCGTCAAAGGTTTGCACGTCTGCCCAAATCGGGAACGCTTCAAGTGCGCTTTCATGGTTTTGTCGTGAGACAAGTGCATTGCTGGCGTAGTCGTCCCATTCGACTGCGCAGACGGTGTGCCATCCGAGCATTCGGCTGGCTTGGATGCCGCCGCCAGCGCCGGCGAAGAGTGCGAGCTCTCGAAGTCCCGCATAAGTGTTTGGCTGAATATCCATGTCATCCTGTCACCCCAACATAAGCCGTAGTGGGCCGCATCTGGCCGCGCGCGTTTGGCCAGTTTTCACCCGTGTAAATTGGCGCTGTCATCAGGTTGTAGGTGCGTGGTTGCGCCGGGTTTGCCTTTTCAACTTCTTTTTGTTTAGGCGCTTTTTTTGTGGTTATTGGCTTTAACCCAGATGCGATACGTTCTTCTCTTGCTTTTTTGATGGATGCAATAACGCAAGGCTTGCATCTGCATTGAATTTCGTATTTGTAATGGGGTGTTTCAGTTCCGCATTTGTTGCAAAATTTGAATATCATTTCAATCTCTATTTCGTTAAATCACGGTTGAACCGCAAACTGTTTTGTGTCTACAAGTGCCCTCAGCGTGGCCTCGTCTGCCCCGTATTGAATCCAATCCACAAGCTGGGCAGTACACCGCCTTGATTTCTCCTCCTTGGGTATCTGTAGGCGTTGAATTTTCTGGATGATCCTCGCCCCGCAATAAATGCAAGTCTGGTCGTACTGGTTCCATAGGAAGTTCGTTTCCTTGGCTGCTTGGCAGTTCTTGCATAGCTGTTTTTTCGATGTACTCAGGTGTAATTTCATAAATTGGTGGCGATTTATGGCGTTTATCGAAGACAGGCTTGATTACGTTGTTTGACCGCAGGTAGGCGACCGCTTCATGCACTTCAAAAGCGCTACCGCCCATGTTCCCAACAATTTCACGGTAGGAAAGCCCACCGAGTTTCAAAAGTTTCAAAAGCGCTTCGGCTCGGGTCATGCTCTCGCTCCTCTATGAAGTCGTGCCGCATACTCCTTATGTATACCAATTGCATTTCCAACTTCTTTGAATGTGTGCCCAAGGTCACGAAGCCTTTTAATTTCAGAGATTACTTTCATATTTTTTTTGATCGGATTCGTGACGCCTCTACTCCTGCTATTTATTGCTTCTGTATATGGCAATTCTGGGAATTGTTTTAATAAATCCCTAAAGCACGTTAATTTCATAATCTTTGTTTTCCGTATCGCCTCGTTTAGCGAACAATCATTTTCTTTTATAAATTTAATAACTTTTATTGCATCTTCTTTTGTGTAAGTTTTTGTAGGTGTTGGTGCTTTGGCAATGTTCCGCTTTGAGTTCAACAGAAAAGCGCTGCCTTTTCTTTGCCTATGCATTGATGCTTCTTGTAGCCTCTTGTTTTCTGGGGTTCGTATAGTTTTAAGGAACTCCCTCTGCTTATCTGTGTTCATCCGCGCTCTATAAATATCTGTCAATGACGATATTTGTAGCCCTGATCTAAATGGGAGTCCATATTTTTCCTTGTAATCATCTGCACTTATTTTATGTATTGTTGATAAATGCCCACATAGACCTTTGTATGCTTTTCCGCATAAAAGGCACGTAATTAAGTCGCCAGATAAATACGCCTTTATTTCTTCAAGTGACTCAAATTTCTTTTCTATTGGGTATCCTTCTTTAACCAATCTTGCAGCGTTTTTCTTTGCTTGCACGTACTTATTGACTAATGCGGTTTTATTATTTATTTCTGCTGGTTTTTCCGCTAATGGCGCGTTTGTCATAAAAAAATTGCTCATGCTGCTACTCCTAATGCTTTGTTTTTCATGGCCAAACAACCTTATCAACCGTGAATTTTTTGGTCATGCTATCCATCAGCTGCAGTGTTCCTTTTTGCTGGTCGCTCAAAAGAACTTGATTGCCTTTTTGCTCTGGCAACGTGTAGCCAATGGCTTGCGCTTGGTCATAGGTCAATCGGCCTTTGGCAATTGCTTCGCTCAAAATTGGCTCACGTCCACCCTTGTCGTGGCCGAGTGAAGGTGTCCAAACTACGGGCTTTCCAGCATCACGCGCTTCGCTAACCAACCGCTGGTAGGCTTCTTTGAAAGCCATTCGCGCACCAACCTTTTCGCCCTCGTTAAGCAGTGGCAATGCGATACCAAAAGCCTGTGACATTTCTTCGGTCCAAACCACGCTTTGCGATTCGCTGAACGGCATCATTGCCCATGCCTCCTCAACACCTAGCCGTCCATCGTCAATGCGCGATACAACGTCTTGAA is a window of Candidatus Cloacimonadota bacterium DNA encoding:
- a CDS encoding MucR family transcriptional regulator; the encoded protein is MSNFFMTNAPLAEKPAEINNKTALVNKYVQAKKNAARLVKEGYPIEKKFESLEEIKAYLSGDLITCLLCGKAYKGLCGHLSTIHKISADDYKEKYGLPFRSGLQISSLTDIYRARMNTDKQREFLKTIRTPENKRLQEASMHRQRKGSAFLLNSKRNIAKAPTPTKTYTKEDAIKVIKFIKENDCSLNEAIRKTKIMKLTCFRDLLKQFPELPYTEAINSRSRGVTNPIKKNMKVISEIKRLRDLGHTFKEVGNAIGIHKEYAARLHRGARA
- a CDS encoding DNA cytosine methyltransferase, which produces MDIQPNTYAGLRELALFAGAGGGIQASRMLGWHTVCAVEWDDYASNALVSRQNHESALEAFPIWADVQTFDGHPWRGLVDVVSGGFPCQDISAAGIKCIGNGQVPHCAATAFVILADRLESING